In Treponema rectale, a single genomic region encodes these proteins:
- a CDS encoding AAA family ATPase, whose amino-acid sequence MQIIPIASGKGGVGKSLLSANLAITLGQAGKKVLLVDLDLGASNLHLVIGQQSPKNGIGTFLTGQTKFEDIVMPTDYENVWFIAGDSEIPGLTSLKVSQKNELIKSFTKTDYDYLILDLGAGTHLTILDMFLLSPQGIVVTAPTVTATLNGYLFLKNIVFRMMYNTFKKNSKAYEYLETLKKDTASLQRLYIPKLIEILSEKDPESTELFKKRMAEFRPRLVLNMIDDPKDAERAQKIRRSCQQYLGLDLEHLGVIYRDTMQDKALSSRLPVVVYKPQSILSQAVYRIAEKIMQSEARSFDDEYDLTEASDISFDIAAEEAGDDFGQKMAYVEELAGTGALTAGELAETLRQQQYEITQLRNENTLLKKKLLDAARMGFKV is encoded by the coding sequence ATGCAGATAATTCCAATAGCAAGCGGAAAGGGCGGTGTAGGTAAGAGTCTTTTAAGTGCAAATCTTGCCATTACTTTAGGTCAGGCTGGGAAAAAAGTTCTCCTTGTAGACCTGGATCTTGGTGCGTCCAATCTTCATTTAGTAATAGGTCAGCAATCTCCAAAAAACGGAATAGGAACTTTTCTTACAGGCCAGACAAAGTTTGAAGACATTGTAATGCCGACGGATTATGAAAACGTATGGTTTATAGCCGGAGATTCCGAAATACCGGGGCTGACATCCCTTAAAGTTTCTCAGAAAAATGAACTCATAAAGAGTTTTACAAAAACAGATTACGATTACCTTATTCTTGATCTTGGTGCAGGAACACATCTTACCATTCTTGATATGTTCCTTCTTTCTCCACAGGGAATTGTTGTTACGGCACCTACGGTAACGGCAACGCTTAACGGTTATCTGTTCCTTAAAAATATTGTATTCCGCATGATGTACAATACTTTTAAGAAAAATTCTAAAGCTTATGAATATCTGGAAACACTGAAAAAAGATACTGCTTCCCTTCAGAGACTTTATATTCCGAAGCTTATAGAGATTCTTTCCGAAAAAGATCCTGAAAGTACGGAACTTTTTAAAAAGCGCATGGCAGAATTCAGGCCGCGGCTTGTGCTTAACATGATTGATGATCCTAAAGATGCGGAGCGTGCTCAGAAAATACGGCGTTCATGCCAGCAGTATCTGGGACTGGATCTGGAACATCTTGGTGTCATTTATCGGGATACAATGCAGGACAAGGCACTTTCTTCAAGGCTTCCTGTTGTTGTTTATAAACCGCAGTCAATTTTAAGTCAGGCGGTTTACAGAATTGCAGAAAAGATAATGCAGTCGGAAGCAAGGTCGTTTGATGATGAATATGACCTTACGGAAGCATCAGATATTTCTTTTGATATTGCTGCAGAAGAAGCCGGTGATGATTTCGGTCAGAAAATGGCTTATGTGGAAGAACTTGCAGGAACAGGTGCATTAACAGCCGGAGAACTGGCAGAAACTCTGAGACAGCAGCAGTATGAGATTACTCAGCTGAGAAATGAAAACACACTGTTAAAGAAAAAACTGCTTGATGCAGCTCGTATGGGATTTAAAGTATGA